From Deinococcus aquaticus, one genomic window encodes:
- a CDS encoding ABC transporter substrate-binding protein translates to MKKLLLTALLSTLSAASATTLVFGGNGEPVSLESGNITDGISILVQRQIYDTLVDFKAGSTDLAPGLATSWKPNANNTSWTFTLRKNVRFHDGTAMNADAIVFNLSRWWDKAHPYGFRDQGRTFEIMGELLGGYKGDATAVIKNIVKVNDTTVRIDLNKPSSVLPNVLAAGYFGIASPAAIKKEGAKYGTPASKPVGTGPFIFQSWRTGDRVTLLPNKLYWGSKAKVDQLIIRSIKDASQRLNELKAGTIDFANDLTPDSLKSVQADKNLLAVKRPSFNVGFVSMNNRNQYLKNQQVRQAISMAINKKAIVDAFWNGLGVSNASFVPPVLEWANSSKVPADYKFDPAAAKKMLAEAGYPNGFSIDLWYMPVSRPYFPTPKPIAEAIAADLSAIGVKVNLKTEDWAKYLEDRNKEPGFDMYMIGWTGDYGDPDNFYGAYYGSNASDDINWNPANVETLLQQGRAAATQDAKAKIYGQLHELTYNAAYRVPVVHSQPLAAARTYVKGWVPSPLGSEPFNTITVTGKK, encoded by the coding sequence ATGAAGAAACTGCTCCTGACCGCCCTGCTTTCCACCCTGAGCGCCGCCTCCGCCACCACCCTCGTCTTCGGCGGCAACGGCGAACCCGTCAGCCTGGAATCCGGCAACATCACCGACGGCATCAGCATCCTCGTCCAGCGGCAGATCTACGACACCCTGGTCGACTTCAAGGCAGGCAGCACCGACCTGGCCCCCGGCCTGGCCACCTCCTGGAAACCCAACGCCAACAACACCTCCTGGACGTTCACGCTGCGCAAGAACGTGCGCTTCCACGACGGCACCGCCATGAACGCCGACGCCATCGTGTTCAACCTGAGCCGCTGGTGGGACAAGGCGCACCCCTACGGCTTCCGTGACCAGGGCCGCACCTTCGAGATCATGGGCGAACTGCTCGGCGGCTACAAGGGCGACGCCACCGCCGTCATCAAGAACATCGTCAAGGTCAACGACACCACCGTCCGCATCGACCTGAACAAACCCAGCAGCGTGCTGCCCAACGTGCTGGCCGCCGGTTACTTCGGCATCGCCAGCCCCGCCGCCATCAAGAAAGAAGGCGCGAAGTACGGCACGCCCGCCAGCAAACCCGTCGGCACCGGCCCCTTCATCTTCCAGAGCTGGCGCACCGGCGACCGCGTGACCCTGCTGCCCAACAAACTGTACTGGGGCAGCAAGGCCAAGGTCGACCAGCTGATCATCCGTTCCATCAAGGACGCCAGCCAGCGCCTGAACGAACTGAAGGCCGGCACCATCGACTTCGCCAACGACCTGACCCCCGACAGCCTCAAGAGCGTGCAGGCCGATAAGAACCTGCTGGCCGTCAAGCGCCCCAGCTTCAACGTGGGCTTCGTGAGCATGAACAACCGCAACCAGTACCTGAAAAACCAGCAGGTGCGTCAGGCGATCAGCATGGCCATCAACAAGAAAGCCATCGTGGACGCCTTCTGGAACGGCCTGGGCGTCAGCAACGCCAGCTTCGTGCCGCCCGTCCTGGAATGGGCCAACAGCTCCAAGGTCCCGGCCGACTACAAGTTCGACCCGGCCGCCGCCAAGAAGATGCTGGCCGAAGCCGGCTACCCCAACGGTTTTTCCATCGACCTGTGGTACATGCCCGTCAGCCGCCCGTACTTCCCCACGCCCAAACCCATCGCGGAAGCCATCGCCGCTGACCTGAGCGCCATCGGCGTCAAGGTCAACCTGAAAACCGAGGACTGGGCCAAGTACCTCGAGGACCGCAACAAGGAACCCGGCTTCGACATGTACATGATCGGCTGGACCGGCGACTACGGCGACCCCGACAACTTCTACGGCGCGTACTACGGCAGCAACGCCAGCGACGACATCAACTGGAACCCCGCGAACGTCGAAACCCTGCTCCAGCAGGGCCGCGCTGCCGCCACCCAGGATGCCAAGGCCAAGATCTACGGCCAGCTGCACGAACTGACCTACAACGCCGCGTACCGCGTGCCCGTCGTGCACAGCCAGCCGCTGGCCGCTGCGCGCACCTACGTCAAGGGCTGGGTGCCCAGCCCCCTGGGCAGCGAACCCTTCAACACCATCACCGTCACCGGCAAGAAATAA
- a CDS encoding ABC transporter permease, with protein MGSYLIRRIFRTLLVMLGISLVVFVFVRSIPGDPALAMLGERATPEAAAALREQLGLNKPWFFNPANPLDAQYPKYMSALLQGDLGSGIKSNIPVRDDLKARFPATAELSVAALLFALVVGMPAGILAALRRNSIWDNLATTVSLIGVSMPVFWLGLLLSYFFAVKLGWLPPSARLSSSVNIEPITGFYVLDGLLRGQPAAAWDAARHLVLPAIALGTIPLAIIARITRSSMLDVLGQDYVRTARAKGLSGRSVVLKHTLRNALLPVVTVIGLQAGALLGGAVLTETIFSWPGIGSWVYDAISQRDYPIIQGGVIFAALVVSVANLLVDLSYAALDPRIQYS; from the coding sequence TTGGGCAGTTACCTGATCCGCCGAATCTTCCGCACCCTGCTGGTCATGCTGGGCATCAGCCTGGTCGTGTTCGTGTTCGTCCGCTCGATTCCCGGCGATCCGGCCCTGGCGATGCTGGGCGAACGCGCCACGCCCGAAGCGGCCGCCGCGCTGCGCGAGCAACTCGGCCTGAACAAACCCTGGTTCTTCAATCCCGCCAACCCACTGGACGCCCAGTACCCCAAGTACATGAGCGCGCTGTTGCAGGGCGACCTGGGCAGCGGTATCAAGAGCAACATTCCCGTCCGGGACGACCTGAAAGCCCGCTTTCCTGCCACCGCCGAACTGAGCGTCGCCGCGCTGCTGTTCGCGCTGGTGGTCGGCATGCCCGCCGGGATCCTGGCGGCCCTGCGCCGCAATAGCATCTGGGACAACCTCGCCACGACCGTCTCGCTGATCGGGGTGAGTATGCCGGTCTTCTGGCTGGGCCTGCTGCTGTCGTACTTCTTCGCCGTGAAACTCGGCTGGCTGCCCCCCAGCGCCCGCCTGAGCTCGTCGGTGAACATCGAACCCATCACGGGCTTCTACGTCCTGGACGGCCTGCTGCGTGGGCAACCCGCCGCCGCCTGGGACGCCGCGCGCCACCTCGTGCTGCCCGCCATCGCGCTGGGCACCATTCCGCTGGCGATCATCGCGCGCATCACCCGCTCCTCCATGCTGGACGTGCTGGGCCAGGATTACGTGCGGACCGCGCGTGCCAAGGGCCTCAGCGGCCGCTCGGTGGTCCTGAAACACACGCTGCGCAACGCGCTGCTGCCGGTCGTGACCGTCATTGGCCTGCAGGCGGGCGCGCTGCTGGGCGGGGCCGTGCTGACCGAAACGATTTTCTCGTGGCCGGGCATCGGCTCGTGGGTGTACGACGCGATCAGTCAGCGTGACTACCCCATCATTCAGGGTGGCGTGATCTTCGCTGCGCTGGTCGTCAGCGTCGCCAACCTGCTGGTCGATCTCAGTTACGCCGCTCTCGACCCCCGCATCCAGTACAGCTGA
- a CDS encoding ABC transporter permease, translating to MTTATTAPASKSRQDSIFWRRFRRSAPGKVGAVIVAVFVLLAVFASVLKPYDPTVDRNYSLILKPPSLSALWNKDVAETYTDPVTGQVNIWRAPFGTDNLGRDIMTRTLHGTRISLKVGVVSTILALVLGTLLGLLAGYFGGWLDSVLGYLTDVMLAFPSILLAIGFASIFSASDPPLLIAAMDRLFALNSPQLVTAMLAVSLVQVPVYMRLARAVVLSIREREFVQAAGALGASQGRMIFRHVLPNSLSPLIVQGALSIATATIEVAALGFLGIGAQPPLPEWGTMISDGRQYYIDAPWTMIFPGLAILLTVLGFNLLGDGLRDVLDPRSTQ from the coding sequence ATGACAACTGCAACCACCGCTCCCGCCTCCAAATCCCGTCAGGACAGCATCTTCTGGCGCCGCTTCCGCCGCAGCGCGCCCGGCAAGGTCGGCGCGGTCATCGTGGCCGTGTTCGTGCTGCTGGCCGTGTTCGCCAGCGTCCTGAAACCCTACGACCCCACCGTGGACCGCAACTACAGCCTGATCCTCAAACCACCCAGCCTCAGCGCCCTTTGGAATAAGGACGTGGCCGAAACGTACACCGATCCCGTCACCGGCCAGGTGAACATCTGGCGCGCGCCGTTCGGCACCGACAACCTGGGCCGCGACATCATGACCCGCACCCTGCACGGCACCCGCATCAGCCTGAAAGTCGGGGTGGTCAGCACCATCCTGGCCCTGGTTCTGGGTACGCTGCTGGGCCTGCTCGCCGGGTACTTCGGCGGGTGGCTGGACAGCGTCCTGGGCTACCTGACGGACGTGATGCTGGCCTTCCCCAGCATCCTGCTCGCCATCGGCTTCGCCAGTATCTTCAGCGCCAGCGACCCGCCCCTGCTGATCGCCGCCATGGACCGCCTGTTCGCCCTGAACAGCCCGCAACTCGTGACCGCCATGCTGGCCGTGTCGCTGGTGCAGGTGCCGGTGTACATGCGACTGGCGCGCGCCGTGGTGCTGTCCATCCGCGAACGCGAGTTCGTGCAGGCCGCCGGGGCGCTGGGCGCCTCGCAGGGCCGCATGATCTTCCGGCACGTCCTGCCGAACAGCCTCTCCCCGCTGATCGTGCAGGGCGCCCTGAGCATCGCCACCGCCACCATCGAGGTCGCCGCGCTGGGCTTCCTGGGCATCGGCGCGCAGCCGCCCCTGCCGGAATGGGGCACCATGATCAGCGACGGCCGCCAGTACTACATCGACGCCCCGTGGACCATGATCTTCCCCGGTCTGGCCATCCTGCTGACCGTGCTGGGCTTCAACCTGCTCGGTGACGGCCTGCGCGACGTGCTGGATCCCCGCAGCACCCAGTAA
- a CDS encoding DegV family protein → MTQERMTPGTNQSASPRFGIVTDGGLDAYPSLLNDVPVAPFSVTFGDASYRTNEISRADLFRMLESNPNHPTSSQPTPQDWMEAVRRAGVRDVLGVTISAGLSGSMNAAEQARQALGDDFNLTLHDSGTLSAAQAFQLHAAGTAAARSETLETAREWMRAVHEETELYFTIETLEYLRRGGRIGRVQATLGGLLNLKPVVTVDKQGGTYTNVGRARSYRGGMEAVATQVTRRFGEGTPLRVGLLYGSVREDADEVLGHLKGRHPIVWSDVTGVNPVLNVHTGPRTVGIAAAPGAWPWER, encoded by the coding sequence ATGACACAGGAACGCATGACCCCCGGCACCAATCAGAGCGCCTCTCCCCGCTTCGGAATCGTCACGGACGGCGGCCTGGACGCCTACCCTTCCCTGCTGAACGACGTGCCGGTCGCGCCGTTCTCGGTGACGTTCGGGGACGCCAGTTACCGCACGAACGAGATCAGCCGCGCGGACCTGTTCCGGATGCTGGAAAGCAACCCCAACCACCCGACCAGCAGCCAGCCGACCCCGCAGGACTGGATGGAAGCCGTGCGCCGCGCCGGCGTACGGGACGTGCTGGGCGTGACCATCAGCGCCGGCCTGAGCGGCAGCATGAACGCCGCCGAGCAGGCCCGTCAGGCGCTGGGCGACGACTTCAACCTGACCCTGCATGACAGCGGCACCCTCAGCGCCGCGCAGGCCTTCCAGCTGCACGCGGCGGGCACGGCGGCCGCGCGCAGCGAGACGCTGGAGACCGCCCGCGAGTGGATGCGCGCCGTGCACGAGGAAACCGAGCTGTACTTCACGATCGAGACGCTGGAGTACCTGCGCCGGGGAGGGCGGATCGGGCGGGTGCAGGCCACGCTGGGCGGCCTGCTGAACCTCAAACCCGTGGTGACAGTGGACAAGCAGGGCGGCACGTACACGAACGTGGGCCGCGCCCGCTCGTACCGGGGCGGGATGGAGGCGGTCGCCACGCAGGTCACGCGCCGCTTCGGCGAGGGCACGCCGCTGCGCGTGGGCCTGCTGTACGGCAGCGTGCGCGAGGACGCCGACGAGGTGCTGGGCCACCTGAAGGGCCGCCACCCGATCGTGTGGTCGGACGTGACGGGCGTGAACCCGGTCCTGAACGTGCACACCGGCCCGCGTACCGTCGGGATTGCCGCCGCGCCCGGCGCGTGGCCCTGGGAACGCTGA
- a CDS encoding NAD(P)-dependent oxidoreductase, with the protein MTTLAFLGLGAMGDPMAAHLARYAAAHGLTALVWNRTDSKAQAHARAHGSRAVTLEEAAGADVIFTCLPTSAEVSEVLTAMEPHLKRGAVWVDCTSGHPQAAPAQRERLTARGVTLLDAPVSGGTAGAQAGTLTVMVGGPAEALEAVRPHLAFAGKVVHVGQSGAGFAVKAVNNALLGVTLWATGEGLAVLARSGVDLGAALDVINASSGRSNASQNLIGQRVLTREFPATFALGLLAKDAGIAADLTGEVRGSAPLLAQTAALLRAAERVVGEDEDHTAALKLIEQMNDVELK; encoded by the coding sequence ATGACGACACTGGCTTTTCTGGGTCTCGGGGCGATGGGCGACCCGATGGCCGCCCACCTCGCCCGGTACGCGGCGGCCCACGGCCTGACCGCACTGGTCTGGAACCGCACCGACTCGAAAGCGCAGGCGCACGCGCGGGCGCACGGCAGCCGGGCCGTGACGCTGGAAGAAGCGGCGGGCGCAGACGTGATCTTCACCTGCCTGCCCACCAGCGCCGAGGTCAGCGAGGTCCTGACCGCGATGGAGCCGCACCTGAAACGCGGCGCAGTGTGGGTGGACTGCACCAGCGGGCACCCGCAGGCCGCGCCCGCCCAGCGTGAGCGGCTGACCGCGCGGGGCGTGACGCTGCTGGACGCGCCCGTGAGTGGCGGCACGGCCGGCGCGCAGGCCGGCACCCTGACCGTGATGGTCGGCGGCCCCGCCGAAGCGCTGGAGGCGGTGCGGCCGCACCTGGCGTTCGCCGGGAAGGTCGTGCATGTCGGCCAGAGCGGCGCGGGCTTCGCGGTGAAGGCCGTCAACAACGCGCTGCTGGGCGTCACGCTGTGGGCAACCGGCGAGGGCCTGGCGGTCCTGGCGCGCTCGGGCGTGGACCTGGGCGCGGCGCTGGACGTCATCAACGCCAGCAGCGGGCGCAGCAACGCCAGCCAGAACCTGATCGGGCAGCGGGTGCTGACGCGCGAATTCCCGGCGACCTTCGCGCTGGGCCTGCTGGCCAAGGACGCCGGGATTGCCGCCGACCTGACGGGCGAGGTGCGGGGCAGCGCGCCGCTGCTGGCCCAGACGGCGGCCCTGCTGCGCGCCGCCGAACGGGTGGTGGGCGAGGACGAGGATCACACGGCCGCCCTGAAACTGATCGAGCAGATGAACGACGTGGAGTTGAAATGA
- a CDS encoding prohibitin family protein, which translates to MTEPRVNVPETRDRPRTSLRPPGRPAALVVGGLLVAAVIVSQGVKVIPAGYVGVVFSSFSGVKSRPLQEGIHLLVPFVDRVNLYDARLQEVTLAHTTQDGDEGAIRARSKEGLDITADVTVQFRVDRSKAATLHKELGRDYLRTVIRPQVRSKVRDAIGQFGAADIISSKRQEVEASITTELRKIFERNNLILDSVLLRELRIPDSIAKAIEQKQAAEQQVAVERNRLQQSTISAQRAVVEAEGSAKASVARARGEAEALSLRGRALRENPQLIQLTVAEKLSPGIQTVMLPSTGNFLLDVGTLTQPAKAAAKP; encoded by the coding sequence ATGACTGAGCCCAGAGTGAACGTCCCCGAGACCCGCGACCGTCCGCGCACTTCACTTCGCCCGCCGGGGCGACCGGCCGCGCTGGTGGTCGGGGGGCTGCTGGTCGCGGCAGTGATCGTCAGTCAGGGCGTGAAGGTCATTCCGGCCGGGTACGTGGGCGTGGTGTTCAGTTCGTTCAGCGGCGTGAAGTCGCGGCCGCTTCAGGAAGGCATTCACCTGCTGGTGCCGTTCGTGGACCGCGTGAACCTGTACGACGCCCGCCTTCAGGAGGTCACGCTGGCCCACACCACGCAGGACGGCGACGAGGGAGCCATCCGGGCGCGCAGCAAGGAGGGGCTGGACATCACGGCGGACGTGACCGTGCAGTTCCGGGTGGACCGCAGCAAGGCCGCCACGCTGCACAAGGAACTCGGGCGGGATTACCTGCGCACCGTGATCCGCCCGCAGGTGCGCAGCAAGGTCCGCGACGCCATCGGGCAGTTCGGCGCGGCCGACATCATCTCCTCCAAGCGGCAGGAGGTCGAGGCGAGCATCACCACGGAACTCCGCAAGATTTTCGAGCGAAACAACCTGATCCTGGACAGCGTGCTGCTGCGTGAGCTGCGCATTCCGGACAGCATCGCCAAGGCCATCGAGCAGAAGCAGGCGGCCGAGCAGCAGGTGGCCGTGGAACGCAACCGCCTGCAACAGTCGACCATCAGCGCCCAGCGGGCCGTGGTCGAGGCGGAGGGGTCCGCCAAGGCGTCGGTCGCCCGGGCGCGCGGCGAGGCCGAGGCCCTGTCGCTGCGCGGGCGGGCGCTACGGGAGAACCCGCAACTGATTCAGTTGACGGTCGCCGAGAAACTCTCGCCCGGCATTCAGACCGTCATGCTGCCCAGCACCGGGAACTTCCTGCTGGACGTGGGGACACTCACGCAGCCCGCCAAGGCCGCCGCAAAACCATGA
- a CDS encoding YchJ family protein, with amino-acid sequence MRAPTPEALMRSRYSAYALSNAAYVLDTWHPDTRPATLDLRDGTRYLGLRVRGSAGNHVEFTAQLRLPDGERYTLRENSEFTQLGGRWVYVDGVTPAAADADPA; translated from the coding sequence ATGCGCGCGCCCACGCCCGAGGCGCTGATGCGCTCGCGCTACTCGGCGTACGCGTTGAGTAACGCCGCGTACGTGCTGGACACCTGGCACCCGGACACCCGGCCCGCCACGCTGGACCTGCGCGACGGTACCCGCTACCTGGGCCTGCGGGTGCGGGGCTCGGCCGGGAATCACGTGGAGTTCACGGCGCAGTTGCGCCTGCCGGACGGGGAACGCTACACGCTGCGGGAGAACAGCGAGTTCACGCAGCTCGGCGGCCGCTGGGTGTACGTGGACGGCGTGACCCCCGCCGCAGCCGACGCCGACCCGGCCTGA
- a CDS encoding TrmH family RNA methyltransferase — translation MTRPAPITSLQNSHVKRLVRLRTRREREQEGVILIEGAREIARAAASGVPLTTLFTCPDLFSPEAAQVAPTLTSLPELELSRAAFEKVSGRENPDGLLALAATPRAALPEPGANAVTVVLHGLEKPGNVGAILRTADAAGADAVIVLGRGADPFGPNVIRASQGSVFTLPVAVMDEQDAQDWLAARAFTTVACTPDAPRTYWDAPLTGRVALLLGTEHEGLPAHWRDTDHSVSIPMNAARGADSLNVATAAALVLFECARQRRAAVNA, via the coding sequence ATGACCAGGCCCGCACCGATCACCTCCCTTCAGAACAGCCATGTCAAGCGGCTGGTGCGCCTCCGTACCCGCCGCGAACGTGAACAGGAGGGCGTCATCCTGATCGAGGGCGCCCGCGAGATCGCCCGCGCCGCCGCGTCCGGCGTGCCCCTGACCACCCTGTTCACCTGCCCGGACCTGTTCAGCCCCGAAGCCGCGCAGGTCGCCCCCACCCTGACCAGCCTGCCGGAACTGGAGCTGTCCCGCGCCGCCTTCGAGAAGGTCAGCGGCCGCGAGAACCCGGACGGCCTGCTGGCCCTGGCCGCCACCCCCCGCGCCGCGCTGCCCGAACCCGGCGCCAACGCCGTGACCGTCGTGCTGCACGGCCTGGAGAAACCCGGCAACGTGGGCGCGATCCTGCGCACCGCCGACGCCGCCGGCGCGGACGCCGTGATCGTCCTCGGGCGGGGCGCGGACCCCTTCGGGCCGAACGTGATCCGCGCCTCGCAGGGCAGCGTGTTCACCCTGCCGGTCGCCGTGATGGACGAACAGGACGCCCAGGACTGGCTGGCCGCCCGCGCCTTCACGACCGTCGCCTGCACACCCGACGCGCCCCGCACCTACTGGGACGCCCCCCTGACCGGCCGGGTCGCGCTGCTGCTCGGCACCGAGCACGAGGGCCTACCCGCCCACTGGCGGGACACCGACCACTCGGTCAGCATTCCCATGAACGCCGCTCGCGGCGCGGACAGCCTGAACGTCGCCACCGCCGCCGCCCTGGTGCTGTTCGAGTGCGCCCGGCAGCGCCGCGCGGCGGTGAACGCATGA
- a CDS encoding MBL fold metallo-hydrolase — protein MTDLSVHALDLNFQDTPGVIASFVFDTGDGLAVVDTGPTSTLGALRGGLTGIGATLADVRHILLTHIHFDHAGAAGTVLNLVPQAHAYVHARGAAHLSRPERLVASATQIYGDQMDRLWGEMQPIDPARLTVLEGGETLRLGHLDVQALDTPGHAVHHLSFHAGEHLFVGDVGGIRLDAAQTPRAPTPPPDINLEAWRDSIRILRALDARTLHLAHYGSHPNTPAHWDDLLRNMDTDAQRVAAGLQAGHDLDTITRTFTEALMNDLSREHPGLPARYDFACPPWMSVQGLARYWQRRAARSGGDR, from the coding sequence ATGACGGACCTGAGCGTGCACGCGCTGGACCTGAACTTTCAGGACACGCCGGGCGTCATCGCGTCGTTCGTGTTCGACACCGGGGACGGCCTCGCGGTCGTGGATACCGGACCGACCAGCACCCTCGGCGCGCTGCGCGGCGGCCTGACCGGCATCGGGGCGACCCTGGCGGACGTGCGGCACATCCTGCTGACCCACATTCACTTCGATCACGCGGGGGCGGCCGGGACGGTCCTGAACCTCGTCCCGCAGGCCCACGCGTACGTTCACGCGCGCGGCGCGGCCCACCTGTCACGTCCGGAACGGCTGGTAGCCAGCGCCACGCAGATCTACGGCGACCAGATGGACCGCCTGTGGGGCGAGATGCAACCCATCGACCCCGCGCGCCTGACCGTGCTGGAAGGCGGCGAGACGCTACGCCTGGGCCACCTGGACGTGCAGGCCCTCGACACGCCCGGCCACGCCGTTCACCACCTGAGCTTCCACGCGGGCGAGCACCTGTTCGTCGGAGACGTGGGCGGCATCCGCCTGGACGCCGCGCAGACACCCCGCGCCCCCACCCCGCCACCAGACATCAACCTCGAAGCGTGGCGGGACTCTATCCGGATCCTGCGCGCCCTGGACGCCCGCACCCTGCATCTCGCGCACTACGGCAGCCACCCGAACACCCCCGCCCACTGGGACGACCTGCTGCGCAACATGGACACCGACGCTCAGCGCGTCGCCGCCGGACTGCAGGCTGGGCACGACCTGGACACCATCACCCGCACCTTCACCGAGGCCCTCATGAACGACCTGAGCCGCGAACACCCCGGCCTGCCCGCCCGCTACGACTTCGCCTGCCCCCCCTGGATGAGCGTGCAGGGCCTCGCGCGTTACTGGCAGCGCCGCGCCGCCCGCTCCGGAGGCGACCGCTGA
- the purD gene encoding phosphoribosylamine--glycine ligase, with product MRVLVIGGGGREHAIAHACARHGHEVLCTPGNPGIAAHARLIDSPQDTPTLARLAQQEGADLVIVGPEAYLAAGMVDECAALGIPAFGPTRAASRLEGDKAWSKAFMQRHGIPTAAHHAFSDLQTALDHAATLTPPIVVKDAGLKAGKGVTIAHTPEQAQAALHDIFTQPGAQAVTEDFMTGQEVTILALCSGTQYALTPPSQDHKTIHEGDTGPMTGGMGVICPFPLEPGLLDVIRRDIIEPTLRGMTEEGLPYTGVLYAGLMLTPTGPKVVEFNARFGDPEAETVLPLLTSDLAQHALDATRGQLDPTHVTFSEDASATIILAAPGYPAEPQKDIPITLPDPGPHGIIHHAGTRTQNGQLLSSGGRVLAITATAPTLNAALGRAYALADQTNFPGAQLRRDIGRRIGAHPDPT from the coding sequence ATGCGCGTGCTGGTCATCGGCGGCGGCGGCCGCGAACACGCCATCGCGCACGCCTGCGCCCGCCACGGCCACGAGGTCCTGTGCACCCCCGGCAACCCCGGCATCGCCGCGCACGCCCGCCTCATCGACAGCCCCCAGGACACCCCCACCCTGGCCCGCCTCGCGCAGCAGGAAGGCGCCGACCTCGTGATCGTCGGCCCCGAAGCGTACCTGGCCGCCGGCATGGTCGACGAGTGCGCCGCCCTGGGCATCCCCGCCTTCGGCCCCACCCGCGCCGCCAGCCGCCTCGAAGGGGACAAGGCCTGGAGTAAGGCGTTCATGCAGCGCCACGGCATCCCCACCGCCGCGCACCACGCCTTCAGCGACCTCCAGACCGCGCTGGACCACGCCGCGACCCTCACGCCCCCCATCGTCGTGAAGGACGCCGGACTGAAAGCCGGGAAGGGCGTCACCATCGCCCACACCCCCGAGCAGGCCCAGGCCGCCCTGCACGACATCTTCACCCAGCCGGGCGCGCAGGCCGTCACCGAGGACTTCATGACCGGCCAGGAAGTCACCATCCTCGCCCTGTGCAGCGGCACCCAGTACGCCCTGACCCCCCCCAGCCAGGACCACAAGACCATCCATGAAGGCGACACCGGCCCCATGACCGGCGGCATGGGCGTCATCTGCCCCTTCCCACTCGAACCCGGCCTGCTCGACGTGATCCGCCGCGACATCATCGAACCCACCCTGCGCGGCATGACCGAAGAAGGCCTGCCCTACACCGGCGTCCTGTACGCCGGCCTGATGCTCACCCCCACCGGGCCGAAAGTCGTGGAATTCAACGCCCGCTTCGGCGACCCCGAAGCCGAAACAGTCCTCCCACTCCTCACCAGCGACCTCGCCCAGCACGCCCTCGACGCCACGCGTGGCCAGCTTGATCCCACGCACGTCACCTTCAGCGAAGACGCCAGCGCCACCATCATCCTCGCCGCGCCCGGCTACCCCGCCGAACCCCAGAAAGACATCCCCATCACCCTCCCCGACCCCGGCCCGCACGGCATCATCCACCACGCCGGCACCCGCACCCAGAACGGCCAACTCCTCAGCAGCGGCGGCCGCGTCCTGGCCATCACCGCCACCGCCCCCACCCTGAACGCCGCCCTCGGCCGCGCCTACGCCCTCGCCGACCAGACCAACTTCCCCGGCGCGCAACTCCGGCGCGACATCGGCCGCCGCATCGGCGCGCACCCCGACCCCACCTGA
- a CDS encoding EAL domain-containing protein, translated as MVPDSAACHSCRSPQQGIPAIAMAFQPIVHLPSREIYAYEALVRGPQGQPAAWVFEQISPEGHYHFDQLCRVTAIRAAARLGLHKHGTTRLSINFLPNAVYEAATCLRTTLRTAQDAQFPLDRLLFEITEHESVTDEQHVRTIIETYRSHGFQTALDDYGAGHATAGLLLALRPDVVKIDMKLVRGIHEDHWREELIRHLTQFADRVGILLIAEGVESADEARCLLALGVTHMQGYYFAHPGFECLPTVPDETYAQATAQ; from the coding sequence ATGGTTCCCGATTCCGCCGCCTGCCACTCCTGCCGCTCCCCGCAGCAGGGCATTCCGGCTATCGCCATGGCCTTTCAACCCATCGTTCACCTTCCCAGCCGGGAAATCTACGCCTACGAGGCTCTGGTCCGCGGACCGCAGGGCCAGCCCGCCGCCTGGGTGTTCGAGCAGATCTCCCCCGAAGGGCACTACCACTTCGATCAGCTGTGCCGCGTGACCGCCATCCGCGCGGCCGCACGACTGGGCCTGCACAAGCACGGAACCACCCGACTGTCGATCAACTTCCTGCCCAACGCCGTGTACGAGGCCGCCACCTGCCTGCGCACCACGCTCCGCACCGCCCAGGACGCGCAGTTTCCCCTCGACCGCCTGCTGTTCGAAATCACCGAACACGAAAGCGTCACCGACGAACAGCACGTCCGCACCATCATCGAAACGTACCGCAGCCACGGCTTCCAGACTGCACTCGACGATTACGGAGCCGGCCACGCCACCGCCGGACTGCTGCTCGCCCTGCGCCCAGACGTCGTCAAGATCGACATGAAACTCGTGCGCGGCATCCACGAAGACCACTGGCGTGAAGAGCTGATCCGTCACCTCACGCAGTTCGCTGACCGAGTCGGCATCCTGCTGATCGCCGAAGGCGTGGAAAGCGCCGACGAAGCCCGCTGCCTCCTGGCACTGGGCGTCACACACATGCAGGGCTACTACTTCGCGCACCCCGGTTTCGAATGCCTCCCGACCGTCCCGGACGAAACGTACGCACAGGCAACCGCACAGTAA